A window of the Brassica napus cultivar Da-Ae chromosome A2, Da-Ae, whole genome shotgun sequence genome harbors these coding sequences:
- the LOC106385612 gene encoding probable histone H2A.7, whose product METTGKVKKAFGGRKAGGPKTKSVSKSIKAGLQFPVGRITRFLRKGRYAQRLGGGAPVYMAAVLEYLAAEVLELAGNAARDNKKSRIIPRHLLLAIRNDEELGKLLSGVTIAHGGVLPNINSVLLPKKSAKSTEDVVSKSPAKSPKKA is encoded by the exons ATGGAAACCACCGGAAAAGTGAAGAAGGCCTTCGGAGGAAGGAAAGCCGGCGGCCCAAAAACCAAATCGGTTTCGAAATCGATCAAGGCCGGTCTCCAATTCCCCGTGGGAAGAATCACTCGTTTCCTGAGGAAGGGACGGTACGCGCAGAGACTCGGTGGTGGAGCTCCGGTTTACATGGCCGCCGTCCTCGAGTACCTCGCCGCCGAA GTTTTGGAGCTTGCTGGTAACGCGGCGAGAGACAACAAGAAGTCGAGGATCATCCCGAGGCATCTTCTCTTGGCGATAAGGAACGATGAGGAGCTGGGGAAGCTTCTGAGTGGAGTCACGATCGCTCACGGTGGAGTCTTGCCTAACATCAACTCTGTGCTTTTGCCTAAGAAGTCTGCTAAGTCGACCGAGGATGTTGTGTCCAAGTCACCAGCCAAGTCTCCCAAGAAAGCTTAA